From the genome of Geminocystis herdmanii PCC 6308, one region includes:
- a CDS encoding ribonuclease H-like domain-containing protein, producing the protein MTLDKFQVCEGDLPLDIFNRYFKADSLAIDTETMGLVPQRDRLCLVQICDRDGFVTAIRIAKGQTEAPYLTQLLESEKITKIFHYARFDVAQFKHTFGVETKSVFCTKIASKIARTYTQSHGLKSLVQELEGIELDKKAQSSDWGNVNSLSPEQLSYAGNDVRYLIPVKDKLITMLQREDRWELTQRCFSAISLFVDLDLMYYSNVFEHQG; encoded by the coding sequence ATGACATTAGATAAATTTCAAGTTTGTGAGGGAGATTTACCCCTCGATATATTTAATCGCTATTTTAAAGCGGATTCTTTAGCCATAGATACGGAAACTATGGGGTTAGTACCTCAGCGCGATCGACTTTGTTTAGTACAAATATGCGATCGAGATGGTTTTGTCACCGCCATTCGCATTGCTAAAGGGCAAACAGAAGCCCCTTACCTGACTCAATTATTAGAATCAGAAAAAATTACTAAGATTTTTCACTATGCCCGTTTTGATGTGGCTCAATTTAAACATACTTTTGGGGTAGAAACAAAATCAGTTTTTTGTACCAAAATAGCGAGTAAAATTGCTCGTACTTATACTCAAAGTCACGGTTTAAAAAGTTTAGTACAAGAATTAGAAGGTATCGAATTAGATAAAAAAGCTCAAAGCTCCGATTGGGGTAATGTTAATAGTTTATCACCAGAACAATTAAGCTATGCGGGTAACGATGTTCGTTATCTTATCCCCGTCAAAGACAAATTAATTACTATGTTACAAAGAGAAGATCGTTGGGAATTGACTCAAAGATGTTTTTCTGCTATCTCTTTATTTGTGGATTTAGATTTAATGTATTATAGCAATGTCTTTGAACATCAAGGCTAA
- the lspA gene encoding signal peptidase II, translated as MKKNPYFWIVAIIALVLDQITKYLILLNFENIGDTIPLWQGVFHLTYVQNTGAAFSFFQGGASWLRWLSLLVSIALMIWAWVEKFSKTEQLAYGFILAGAFGNGIDRFLFGYVVDFLDFRLINFPVFNIADVCINIGIIFLIYATIKVSR; from the coding sequence ATGAAAAAAAACCCTTATTTTTGGATAGTGGCAATTATTGCCCTAGTTTTAGATCAGATTACAAAATATTTAATTCTGCTCAATTTTGAAAATATAGGGGATACTATACCGTTATGGCAAGGAGTTTTTCATCTCACTTATGTTCAAAATACAGGTGCAGCATTTAGTTTTTTTCAAGGTGGTGCAAGTTGGTTGCGATGGCTGTCGTTATTAGTAAGTATTGCTTTAATGATTTGGGCATGGGTAGAAAAATTTTCTAAAACTGAGCAGTTAGCCTATGGTTTTATCTTAGCAGGGGCTTTTGGTAATGGGATCGATCGATTTCTTTTTGGTTATGTGGTGGATTTTCTGGATTTTCGTCTGATCAATTTTCCAGTGTTTAATATCGCCGATGTTTGTATTAACATTGGCATTATTTTCTTAATTTACGCCACCATCAAAGTTAGTCGCTAG
- a CDS encoding glycosyltransferase family 2 protein, which translates to MEEIKKSLNLQTAQKLSIVIPVYNGGEAFYQCLLSVQKFAPPDTEIIIVADGDTDGSRKLAQEFTSKIIINDRALGPAEARNIGAKIATGDILFFLDADVSINEQTIPKIKQFLAKNPDITALIGSYDDQPGASNFLSQYKNLFHHYTHQQGQEEASTFWGACGIIKRDIFEKIGGFNNNYKLPSVEDIELGYRLRETGYKVSLVKDIQVKHLKKWTIISLLKADIFQRAIPWTILLLKYGNIVNDLNLSWTNRVSILLIYSLLILIILSFWLDFLYWFILFIIISLLIINQKFYSFFYEKKDLFFTLNAIVWHWLYYLYGGFGFILGVILFRFKNVN; encoded by the coding sequence ATGGAAGAAATTAAAAAATCTTTAAACTTGCAAACAGCACAAAAATTATCGATAGTAATTCCTGTCTATAACGGTGGCGAAGCATTTTATCAATGTTTATTAAGTGTCCAAAAATTTGCACCTCCAGATACTGAGATTATTATAGTAGCTGATGGAGATACTGATGGTTCAAGAAAATTAGCTCAAGAATTTACCTCTAAAATAATTATAAACGATCGAGCTTTAGGACCAGCAGAAGCAAGAAATATAGGTGCTAAAATTGCCACGGGAGATATACTTTTTTTCCTCGATGCTGATGTTTCTATTAATGAACAAACTATTCCTAAAATTAAGCAATTTTTAGCAAAAAATCCTGACATAACTGCCTTAATTGGTTCTTATGATGATCAACCCGGTGCTAGTAATTTTTTATCCCAATACAAAAATTTATTTCATCATTATACCCATCAACAAGGACAAGAAGAAGCCTCCACTTTTTGGGGAGCTTGTGGTATTATTAAACGAGATATTTTTGAAAAAATAGGGGGTTTTAATAATAATTATAAATTACCTTCAGTTGAAGATATTGAGTTAGGTTATCGACTTAGAGAAACTGGTTATAAAGTTAGTTTAGTTAAAGATATTCAGGTTAAACATCTTAAAAAATGGACTATAATTTCTTTATTAAAAGCTGATATTTTTCAACGGGCTATTCCTTGGACTATTTTACTATTAAAATACGGTAATATAGTTAATGATCTTAATTTAAGTTGGACTAATAGAGTAAGTATCTTACTCATTTATAGTCTTTTAATCTTGATAATATTATCATTTTGGCTTGATTTTCTTTATTGGTTTATTCTTTTCATAATAATTAGTTTATTGATAATAAATCAAAAATTTTACTCTTTTTTCTATGAAAAAAAAGACTTATTTTTTACATTAAATGCTATTGTTTGGCATTGGCTTTATTATTTATATGGTGGTTTTGGTTTTATCTTAGGGGTAATTTTATTTAGATTCAAAAATGTTAATTAA
- a CDS encoding peroxiredoxin yields the protein MALSVGTKAPVFTTKDDQGNTVSLSDFAGKVVVLYFYPKDDTPGCTKEAQSFRDNYQEYQDKDIVVLGVSNDDEASHKMFKEKYGLPFQLLADTDRSISKAYDVDGGGYPKRVTYIINGEGNIAHVDSQVNTSTHAQDILTSI from the coding sequence ATGGCACTCTCTGTTGGTACTAAAGCACCAGTATTCACAACTAAAGATGATCAAGGTAATACAGTATCCTTATCAGATTTTGCAGGTAAAGTGGTAGTTTTATATTTTTATCCTAAAGATGATACCCCCGGTTGCACCAAAGAAGCACAAAGTTTCCGTGACAACTATCAAGAATATCAGGATAAGGATATAGTGGTTTTAGGGGTAAGCAATGATGATGAGGCTTCCCATAAAATGTTTAAGGAAAAATATGGTTTACCTTTCCAACTTTTAGCGGATACTGACAGAAGTATCTCTAAAGCCTACGATGTTGATGGTGGTGGTTATCCGAAACGAGTAACTTATATCATTAATGGTGAAGGAAATATTGCTCATGTGGATAGTCAGGTTAATACTTCCACCCATGCACAAGATATTTTAACCTCTATCTAA
- a CDS encoding alpha/beta fold hydrolase has translation MNKVNIRGVDHFFQFTESNFSDSSRPVLIFIHGWLLSHQYWTPLIDRIKDQYSCLAYDLRGFGASQLPDDSLTFSFDLYSYAQDLQELLTQLNIKKAWLIGHSLGGSIALWGADICSEVVQGVICVNAGGGIYLKEEFERFRKAGENLVKFRPPWFSHLPLFDVIFSRMMVKRPLNLKWGKSRLEDFIRADEKAAIGSLLESTTENEVHYLPQIVARLPQPVYFIAGKQDQIMEPQYVKHLASFHHLFQHHQDNVYEIEECGHFAMLEQTELVTDYTVKIIQQYHTNICEDKMLR, from the coding sequence ATGAACAAGGTTAATATTCGTGGAGTAGATCACTTTTTTCAATTTACTGAAAGTAATTTTTCTGACTCCTCTCGTCCAGTATTAATATTCATTCATGGATGGTTACTGTCTCATCAATATTGGACACCTTTAATCGATCGAATCAAAGATCAATATTCTTGTTTAGCCTATGATTTAAGAGGGTTTGGGGCATCTCAACTACCCGATGATTCATTAACCTTCAGTTTTGATTTATACAGTTACGCCCAAGATTTACAAGAATTATTAACCCAATTAAACATCAAAAAGGCTTGGTTAATCGGTCATTCCTTGGGTGGTAGTATTGCTTTATGGGGGGCTGATATTTGTTCAGAAGTCGTACAAGGAGTAATTTGCGTTAATGCTGGGGGAGGCATCTATCTGAAAGAAGAATTTGAGCGATTTCGCAAAGCAGGAGAAAATCTCGTTAAATTTCGCCCTCCTTGGTTTTCCCATTTACCCTTATTTGATGTCATTTTTTCTCGTATGATGGTTAAACGCCCCCTTAATCTGAAATGGGGAAAATCTCGCTTAGAAGACTTTATCCGTGCCGATGAAAAGGCGGCTATCGGTTCATTACTAGAATCCACTACAGAAAACGAAGTTCATTATTTGCCCCAAATAGTCGCCCGTTTACCTCAACCAGTATATTTTATAGCGGGAAAACAAGATCAAATTATGGAACCTCAATATGTTAAACATTTAGCTAGTTTTCATCATCTGTTTCAACACCATCAAGATAATGTTTATGAAATAGAAGAGTGTGGACATTTTGCCATGTTAGAACAAACAGAATTGGTGACAGATTATACCGTAAAAATTATTCAACAATATCACACTAATATCTGTGAAGATAAAATGCTACGATAG
- a CDS encoding DUF6679 family protein, translated as MLDRKIYQMYKEGCDVSVFLRDQQRWIEDAQIIGIEGDIVVIRYEMEEDYENSSWEEFVRLESIGAVSRKLASVPRGYGEILVSDDCPEAEQIYPRHEGD; from the coding sequence ATGTTAGACCGTAAAATTTATCAAATGTATAAAGAAGGTTGTGATGTATCGGTTTTCCTGCGAGATCAACAACGTTGGATTGAAGACGCACAAATTATTGGTATTGAAGGCGATATTGTTGTGATTCGCTATGAAATGGAAGAAGATTACGAAAACAGTTCTTGGGAAGAATTTGTTCGCCTTGAAAGTATCGGGGCTGTCAGTCGTAAATTAGCCTCTGTACCGAGGGGGTACGGCGAAATTCTCGTATCCGATGATTGCCCTGAAGCAGAGCAAATTTATCCCCGTCACGAGGGAGACTAA
- a CDS encoding Hsp70 family protein has product MTIAIDFGTSNTVISRVNPATGEGEIIKLPSITQTNPPLIPSLLYVNNAQEKDFTIGQKVRDKGLDVTNNPRYFCNFKRGIGTDVQGFLPLVDDQNITFEDIGQWFFEAILTQLGETPESLIITVPVDSFESYRHWLTGVCAQWNINQVRILDEPTAAALGYGTEKDDCLLVVDFGGGTIDLSLVELDWGKSLQPQGFILKWGEKLLGENSAQKKKLAKVMAKAGMQLGGSDLDNWILDYFHTNQGIVKSSLTTRLAERLKIKLSSELSAQEVFFNDRTLETYDLRLDRAKFEQILTENQFFDKLNQLMENVLQQGKRNGIDIINIDGVLLVGGSGQIPAVQNWLTKYFPPEKIKNDRPFSAIALGALKLEQGLQVKDFLYHSYGIRYWNRRQKRHDWHTIIPSGQPYPMSNPVELTLGASVENQPSIELIIGELGESNTSTEVYFDGDRLITRNLTSGEKTVQPLNDNKGGKTIAQLNPLGTPGVDRIKVLFMVDEDRSLKITVEDLLTNDTLLDKVTVAELS; this is encoded by the coding sequence ATGACGATCGCAATTGATTTTGGTACAAGTAATACTGTTATTAGTCGAGTTAATCCTGCTACGGGAGAGGGAGAAATAATTAAACTCCCTAGTATTACTCAAACTAATCCTCCTTTGATACCTTCTTTGTTATATGTAAATAATGCTCAAGAAAAAGACTTTACTATTGGGCAAAAAGTGAGAGACAAAGGTTTAGATGTAACAAATAATCCTCGTTATTTTTGTAACTTTAAACGGGGTATCGGTACGGATGTACAGGGATTTTTACCTTTAGTTGACGATCAGAATATCACCTTTGAAGACATTGGACAATGGTTTTTTGAAGCTATTTTAACACAATTAGGGGAAACTCCTGAGAGTTTGATTATCACTGTGCCAGTGGATAGTTTTGAGAGTTATCGTCATTGGTTGACGGGAGTTTGTGCGCAGTGGAATATTAATCAAGTCAGGATATTAGATGAGCCAACGGCGGCGGCTTTAGGTTATGGTACAGAAAAGGATGATTGTCTTCTGGTAGTGGATTTTGGGGGAGGCACGATCGATCTTTCTTTGGTAGAATTAGACTGGGGCAAAAGCCTTCAACCTCAAGGTTTTATCTTAAAATGGGGTGAGAAATTACTAGGGGAAAATTCCGCACAAAAAAAGAAACTGGCAAAAGTCATGGCAAAAGCGGGAATGCAGTTAGGGGGTAGTGATTTAGATAACTGGATACTCGACTACTTTCACACTAATCAAGGCATCGTCAAATCTTCCCTTACCACTCGACTAGCGGAAAGACTGAAAATCAAATTATCCTCTGAATTATCAGCGCAGGAAGTGTTTTTCAACGATCGAACCCTTGAGACTTATGATTTACGGCTAGACAGGGCAAAATTTGAGCAAATATTGACCGAAAACCAATTTTTTGACAAATTAAACCAATTAATGGAAAACGTCTTACAACAGGGAAAAAGAAACGGTATAGACATCATTAATATCGATGGAGTTTTGTTAGTGGGGGGCAGTGGGCAAATTCCTGCCGTGCAGAATTGGTTAACAAAATATTTCCCTCCTGAAAAAATTAAGAACGATCGACCTTTTTCCGCTATTGCGCTGGGTGCATTAAAATTAGAACAAGGGTTGCAAGTCAAAGATTTTCTTTACCATAGCTACGGTATTCGCTACTGGAATCGCCGTCAAAAACGCCATGATTGGCATACCATTATCCCCAGTGGGCAACCTTACCCCATGAGTAACCCCGTAGAATTGACTTTGGGCGCATCCGTAGAAAATCAACCCAGTATTGAATTAATTATCGGAGAGTTGGGAGAGTCGAACACCAGTACTGAAGTGTATTTCGATGGCGATAGACTCATAACCCGTAATTTAACATCGGGGGAGAAAACCGTACAACCTCTTAACGATAACAAAGGAGGAAAAACCATCGCCCAATTAAATCCCCTAGGTACTCCCGGAGTCGATCGAATTAAGGTATTATTTATGGTGGACGAGGATCGATCGTTGAAAATCACCGTAGAAGATTTATTAACTAATGATACCCTTTTAGATAAAGTTACCGTAGCAGAATTAAGTTAA
- a CDS encoding Uma2 family endonuclease, producing the protein MILLQAKPNIDIDIDTPQTQHIYSLDEYYALEENSDVRHEFCNGEIEEMTGGTINHNRIIRNLVRILDLAFQNTNREVFTSDLRLYIPEFKKATYPDIMVIEGKIMLHNNRQDEVLNPCLIIEILSPSTANYDRKDKFYYYRSIPTLKQYILISQFDYTIESYTKTGENKWLFEETKGENIEVNLESIELSFPISDLYIDVKF; encoded by the coding sequence ATGATTTTATTACAAGCAAAACCTAACATTGATATTGATATTGACACCCCACAAACACAACATATTTATTCTTTAGATGAATATTATGCTTTAGAAGAAAATAGCGATGTTAGACATGAATTTTGTAATGGAGAAATTGAAGAAATGACTGGTGGCACAATTAATCATAATCGCATTATTCGTAACTTAGTTCGTATTTTAGATTTAGCTTTTCAAAATACAAATCGTGAGGTTTTTACTAGCGATTTACGCTTATATATTCCCGAATTTAAAAAAGCAACTTATCCCGATATTATGGTAATTGAGGGGAAAATAATGTTACATAATAATCGTCAAGATGAAGTGTTAAATCCCTGTTTAATTATTGAAATTTTGTCTCCTTCTACGGCTAATTACGATCGAAAAGATAAGTTTTATTATTATCGTTCTATTCCTACTTTAAAACAATATATATTGATTAGTCAGTTTGACTATACCATAGAAAGTTATACTAAAACAGGGGAAAATAAATGGTTATTTGAAGAAACTAAAGGAGAAAATATTGAGGTTAATTTAGAATCGATCGAGCTTAGTTTTCCTATATCAGATTTATATATCGATGTTAAATTTTAG
- a CDS encoding glycosyltransferase 87 family protein codes for MNILSLFLLLLSIAYLVKGFSFLVPYNQGAVDLYSRWQEQQYIYHGYYPYFARKGSDFVIEEIGAIESGGYLPWSFFSGFLFFPPISYPLTRVYHIFLNLISLSILGLFAYNLGKNYHQSYGLFGVASVLAISANCTTLGVGQYGLIINAFLIIFYILLQKNQNSWAGLFLAIAMLKPNISAFYFFIPVTQKRWKTIVVFSAYIIIATFSIVKITNTNLWLIITDIFRQSSFFSSRGNSFVNLFLPWGISANNATIILAIVGTIICLTVFYLYRHYSLLTLFAIASIMGRVCFYHLIYDNVMMVFLLLALLELTFKNPHKLNIIVLLIVGITLWIPAKLVNLSPIYEYKIQFIIWILAGVYLLIAQTKNSSKFNVKLRSS; via the coding sequence TTGAATATTTTATCTCTTTTTTTATTATTATTAAGTATTGCTTATCTTGTTAAAGGTTTTAGTTTCTTAGTACCTTATAATCAAGGAGCAGTTGATTTATATTCTCGTTGGCAAGAACAACAGTATATTTATCATGGATATTACCCTTATTTTGCCCGAAAAGGTAGCGATTTTGTCATAGAAGAAATTGGTGCGATCGAATCTGGGGGGTATCTTCCTTGGTCATTTTTTAGTGGATTTTTATTTTTCCCGCCTATTTCTTATCCTTTAACTCGTGTATATCATATTTTTCTTAATCTTATTTCTTTAAGTATTTTAGGTTTATTTGCTTATAATTTAGGTAAAAATTATCATCAATCTTATGGTTTATTTGGGGTGGCTTCGGTTTTAGCTATTAGTGCTAATTGTACAACATTGGGGGTAGGTCAATATGGTTTAATTATTAATGCTTTTTTGATTATTTTTTATATTTTACTTCAAAAAAATCAAAATAGTTGGGCAGGGTTATTTTTAGCAATAGCTATGTTAAAACCAAATATTTCTGCTTTTTATTTTTTCATTCCTGTTACGCAAAAAAGATGGAAAACGATCGTAGTTTTTTCAGCTTATATTATTATTGCTACTTTTTCTATTGTTAAGATTACTAATACAAATTTATGGTTAATAATTACGGATATTTTTAGACAATCTTCTTTCTTTTCTTCAAGAGGTAATTCTTTTGTTAATTTATTTTTACCATGGGGAATATCTGCTAATAATGCCACAATTATTTTAGCTATCGTAGGTACAATTATTTGCTTAACTGTGTTTTATTTGTACCGTCATTATTCTTTATTAACTTTATTTGCGATCGCATCTATTATGGGTAGAGTTTGTTTTTATCATTTAATTTATGATAATGTTATGATGGTTTTTTTGTTATTAGCATTATTAGAATTAACTTTTAAAAATCCCCATAAATTAAATATTATAGTGTTATTAATAGTCGGGATAACTTTATGGATTCCTGCTAAATTAGTTAATTTATCCCCTATTTATGAATATAAAATACAGTTTATAATTTGGATTTTAGCCGGAGTTTATTTATTAATAGCTCAAACAAAAAATTCCTCAAAATTTAATGTTAAATTACGCTCAAGTTAA
- a CDS encoding DUF3122 domain-containing protein — protein MLALIVNFSISDEGFANIIKQTEGQEQVLYQARHRLVDNQGNSWQTILFKRVKEGKIIDLNLRLVGFPDVVKFNHPQDLIVTTLNDEDMKARDEFAEKPPAENVGQVGQYDFKNILPVSIEQKYLTLLLPVQEKSLTLKIPYPVLLEWQEIATNNS, from the coding sequence TTGTTAGCACTAATTGTAAATTTCAGTATCAGTGATGAAGGGTTTGCTAATATTATTAAACAAACGGAAGGACAAGAACAAGTATTATATCAAGCTCGACATCGTTTAGTCGATAATCAAGGTAACAGTTGGCAAACTATCCTTTTTAAAAGAGTTAAAGAAGGAAAAATAATTGATTTGAATTTACGGTTAGTCGGTTTTCCTGATGTGGTAAAATTCAATCATCCTCAAGATTTAATTGTCACTACCCTTAATGATGAAGACATGAAAGCAAGGGATGAATTTGCTGAAAAACCTCCTGCCGAAAATGTTGGACAAGTTGGACAATATGACTTTAAGAATATTTTACCAGTCTCGATCGAACAAAAATATCTAACCTTATTATTACCCGTTCAAGAAAAATCTCTCACCCTAAAAATACCCTATCCTGTGCTTTTAGAATGGCAAGAAATTGCAACCAACAATTCTTAA
- a CDS encoding RNA-guided endonuclease InsQ/TnpB family protein: MAQHAGFSRFVYNYGLALMGMINHQEIKGSSSYKIDTIKKLFTNYTKKQPEYAWCNNLSSRVYQNAFRDLKTAYSRYFQGLGEQPVFKRKKDKQSFRVESSNGKVLLEAGKTIKIPTLSTFRLKEAIPFSCVSQTFTISKSADKWFVSFSIDADRLPPRIHPVIEPVGIDLGSKTFATLSDGNVIESPRPFKQAKTKLGQLQYRNRHKQLGNRKKGVKASHNAKKYQDKVRKQHYKVACQRLDFLQQTTTRLCKTYGHIKIENLNVKGMMANHKLASSIADLGMYEFKRQLTYKALWYANRVDIIDQWYPSSKKCSNCEQKKETLSLSDRLYTCDECGLRIDRDLNASINLEKAPEEVIIEKIGWVTAELTSVDSIKPT, translated from the coding sequence ATGGCACAGCACGCTGGGTTCTCTCGCTTTGTTTATAATTATGGTTTAGCGTTAATGGGAATGATTAATCATCAGGAAATTAAGGGAAGTTCTAGCTATAAGATTGACACTATTAAAAAATTATTTACTAACTACACTAAGAAGCAACCAGAATATGCTTGGTGTAATAATCTTAGTTCTAGGGTATATCAAAATGCTTTTCGAGATTTGAAAACTGCCTACTCAAGATACTTTCAAGGGTTAGGGGAGCAACCTGTCTTTAAAAGGAAGAAAGATAAACAATCATTTAGAGTCGAGTCGAGTAATGGTAAAGTATTATTAGAAGCAGGAAAAACTATCAAAATACCAACTTTAAGTACTTTTAGATTGAAGGAGGCAATTCCTTTTTCTTGTGTTTCTCAAACTTTTACCATTAGTAAATCGGCGGATAAATGGTTTGTTAGTTTCTCTATTGATGCGGATAGATTACCGCCAAGAATCCATCCCGTAATTGAACCTGTTGGCATTGACTTAGGCAGTAAAACTTTTGCGACTCTAAGTGATGGAAATGTAATTGAAAGTCCACGTCCTTTTAAACAAGCGAAAACCAAGCTAGGACAACTACAATACCGCAACCGTCATAAACAATTAGGGAATCGCAAAAAAGGAGTGAAAGCTAGTCATAATGCTAAGAAATATCAAGATAAAGTTAGGAAACAACATTACAAGGTGGCTTGTCAACGTCTGGATTTTTTACAGCAGACTACGACAAGGTTATGTAAGACTTATGGTCATATCAAGATTGAGAATCTTAACGTTAAAGGTATGATGGCGAATCACAAGTTAGCGAGTTCCATTGCTGATTTGGGAATGTATGAGTTTAAACGTCAACTAACTTATAAAGCTCTGTGGTATGCTAATCGTGTTGATATAATCGATCAATGGTATCCATCGTCAAAAAAATGTAGTAATTGTGAGCAGAAAAAAGAAACTTTGTCTTTGTCTGACAGGCTATATACTTGTGATGAGTGTGGCTTAAGGATCGATCGTGATTTGAATGCCTCGATCAACTTGGAAAAAGCACCTGAAGAAGTAATTATAGAAAAAATAGGTTGGGTTACAGCCGAATTAACGTCTGTGGACAGTATCAAGCCGACTTGA
- a CDS encoding GTP-binding protein, translated as MNQWEEEDWENTILDFAHLQGEINYKQAQQSLENLLLNLDLKEEEKQGLETDIEHLSQLLQKLEDSVISIAAFGMVGRGKSSVLNALVGQEIFVTGALHGVTREIDQTNWRLDKENIGDSEQKVQKLIKAVENVQIQLIDTPGIDEIDGETREALAHQIASQVDLILFIIAGDITRVEYQALCQLREVGKPMLLVFNKIDQYPEVDRAEIYSTIRDVRVRELLSPNEIVMVSASPLIAITTKDKDGKIKITRQRGKPQIEDLQVKILEILHQEGKSLVALNTMLFTGEINEKLVKQKLIWREKEAQKIIQKTVMTKATAIALNPVTALDLFTGAIIDVAMILTLSQYYGIPMTQQSAIKLLQKIAFSLGGITASDILVTFGLSSLKGLLGLATPVTGGLSVVPYVSVAITQGSIAGFSTYVIGQATKVYLANGASWGENSPLTVVKNIINSLDETSILNRIKWELKAKLSKKIHH; from the coding sequence ATGAATCAATGGGAAGAAGAAGATTGGGAAAATACTATTCTTGATTTTGCTCATTTGCAAGGAGAAATTAACTATAAACAAGCACAACAATCTTTAGAAAATTTATTACTTAATCTTGATTTAAAAGAAGAAGAAAAACAAGGTTTAGAAACAGATATTGAACATTTAAGTCAACTATTACAAAAATTAGAAGATTCAGTGATTTCCATTGCCGCTTTTGGTATGGTTGGCAGAGGAAAATCTAGTGTTTTAAATGCTTTAGTGGGACAAGAAATTTTTGTTACGGGAGCTTTACATGGTGTCACCCGTGAGATAGATCAAACTAATTGGCGTTTAGATAAAGAAAATATTGGCGATAGTGAGCAAAAAGTCCAAAAATTAATTAAGGCGGTGGAAAATGTCCAAATTCAATTAATAGACACCCCCGGCATTGATGAAATTGACGGAGAAACAAGGGAAGCCTTAGCGCATCAGATTGCTTCTCAAGTGGATTTAATTCTATTTATTATCGCAGGAGACATCACGAGGGTAGAATATCAAGCGCTTTGTCAATTAAGAGAAGTGGGTAAACCCATGTTACTGGTATTCAACAAAATTGATCAATATCCAGAAGTCGATCGAGCGGAAATTTATTCTACCATTAGGGATGTCAGGGTAAGAGAATTATTATCACCCAATGAAATTGTCATGGTGTCGGCTTCTCCTTTAATTGCCATTACCACGAAAGATAAAGATGGCAAAATCAAAATAACTCGTCAACGAGGCAAACCACAAATTGAAGATTTGCAGGTAAAAATTTTAGAAATTCTCCATCAAGAAGGTAAATCTTTAGTAGCATTAAATACCATGTTATTTACAGGGGAAATTAACGAAAAATTAGTAAAACAAAAATTGATTTGGAGAGAAAAAGAAGCTCAAAAAATTATTCAAAAAACTGTCATGACAAAAGCCACCGCCATCGCCCTAAATCCTGTCACGGCTTTAGATTTATTTACAGGAGCAATTATTGATGTGGCGATGATATTAACCCTTTCCCAATATTATGGTATTCCCATGACGCAACAAAGCGCCATTAAACTATTACAAAAAATTGCCTTCAGTTTAGGAGGAATTACTGCTAGTGATATTTTAGTCACCTTTGGTTTAAGTTCCCTCAAAGGCTTGTTAGGTTTAGCAACTCCCGTTACAGGAGGGTTAAGTGTCGTTCCCTATGTTTCTGTTGCTATTACTCAAGGTTCGATCGCAGGGTTTTCGACTTATGTTATAGGACAAGCTACAAAAGTTTATTTAGCCAATGGAGCATCATGGGGAGAAAATAGCCCTTTAACGGTGGTAAAAAACATTATTAATTCCCTCGATGAAACCTCAATTTTAAATCGTATTAAATGGGAATTAAAAGCAAAATTAAGCAAAAAAATTCACCATTAA